In Dolichospermum flos-aquae CCAP 1403/13F, the following proteins share a genomic window:
- a CDS encoding glycosyltransferase family 2 protein, whose product MEPLVTVIVTVFKRVEFIREAIESVLAQTFESYEIIVTDDADSEAAKTICESVSRPDRVRYRSNKRRLGVALNLRVAILEARGKYVAILNDDDYWEPNFLFRLVLPLEQDSGRVLAFSDHWIMLQDGKIDMQQTDRNTKIFKRDKLSEGELRNTTDLALNKTIPLVQASVFRKEFLDTDLLVTNVSGAYDFWITCLLAVSGQPFYYVAERLTRYRTHPQMETLRLAADKFEPEVFIYRSLLQANYFPEWQKFIEQQLAYILYRCGRARLEFNDIEKARQLFKESLRLFLSWKAVLRLSITYLPRPIRLGLSFTQIVD is encoded by the coding sequence ATGGAACCGCTGGTAACAGTCATTGTCACTGTTTTTAAACGAGTTGAGTTTATCCGAGAGGCTATCGAGAGCGTTTTAGCACAAACATTTGAGTCCTATGAAATTATTGTTACAGACGATGCAGATAGCGAAGCTGCAAAAACTATTTGCGAATCAGTTAGTAGACCAGATCGAGTTCGTTATCGGTCTAACAAGCGGAGACTTGGTGTAGCATTAAATCTCCGTGTTGCCATATTGGAAGCAAGAGGGAAATATGTGGCTATTCTCAATGATGATGATTATTGGGAACCTAATTTCTTGTTTCGACTAGTATTGCCATTAGAGCAAGATTCTGGACGCGTATTAGCATTTAGCGATCATTGGATCATGCTTCAAGATGGCAAAATTGATATGCAACAAACCGATAGAAATACAAAGATATTCAAAAGAGATAAACTTTCTGAAGGTGAGTTAAGAAACACAACCGATCTCGCGCTCAACAAAACAATTCCCCTTGTACAGGCATCTGTTTTCCGAAAAGAGTTTCTAGATACCGATTTACTCGTTACTAATGTTTCTGGAGCTTATGATTTTTGGATTACTTGTTTACTAGCAGTCAGTGGTCAGCCATTTTACTATGTTGCGGAACGTTTAACTCGTTATAGAACACATCCCCAGATGGAAACGCTTAGACTGGCTGCTGATAAATTTGAGCCAGAAGTTTTCATATACCGTAGTTTGCTGCAAGCGAATTACTTTCCTGAATGGCAAAAGTTTATTGAACAGCAGTTAGCATATATACTGTATAGGTGTGGCAGGGCTAGATTGGAATTTAACGACATTGAAAAAGCTCGGCAATTATTTAAAGAATCGTTACGCTTATTTCTATCCTGGAAAGCTGTACTAAGGCTGAGTATTACTTACCTACCTAGACCAATCCGTTTAGGCTTGTCCTTCACTCAAATAGTTGATTAG
- a CDS encoding alpha-1,2-fucosyltransferase, whose translation MKNAEKVFVRLNGRLGNQLFQLALALNISQRFKVKVLLDDYLSIRQGFERFLFKDLSVFNYFQYCSKLHSFTNRVQHNSTLRKFYKPNNIFIESEKNNYELDFAQPYKSYTGFFQSPRFFPERDVILKAFSLSSEFICEPLSGLLDLMEKTECLAISVRRGDFFENSGLGVCSNEYYINAINFVRDRRSIDCIFVFSDDIAYCRELLALLDCQVIYVEGFTPAKSLYLMSQCKHFVIANSTFSWWGAWLSEHKDKLIVRPEPWNNQQSVLSDFLPPGWIGLPKHPILKSSAISKSLFSGG comes from the coding sequence ATGAAAAACGCCGAAAAAGTTTTCGTTAGACTCAACGGACGGCTGGGTAATCAGTTGTTTCAACTGGCTTTAGCTTTGAATATTTCACAGCGATTTAAGGTTAAAGTTTTGCTAGATGATTATTTGTCCATACGCCAAGGATTTGAAAGATTCTTATTTAAAGATTTGTCTGTATTTAACTATTTTCAATATTGCTCCAAGCTGCATTCATTTACTAATAGAGTTCAGCATAATTCTACCCTCAGAAAGTTTTACAAGCCAAATAATATATTCATAGAAAGTGAGAAAAATAATTATGAATTAGATTTCGCACAACCATATAAATCATATACGGGATTTTTTCAATCGCCCAGATTTTTCCCAGAAAGAGACGTAATTCTTAAAGCCTTCTCTTTAAGCAGTGAATTTATATGTGAACCGCTTTCGGGACTTTTGGATTTGATGGAAAAAACAGAATGTCTTGCGATTAGTGTTAGAAGAGGTGACTTTTTCGAGAATTCTGGCTTGGGAGTATGTTCAAATGAATATTATATTAATGCCATCAATTTTGTTCGAGACAGAAGATCCATTGATTGTATCTTTGTTTTTTCTGATGATATTGCCTACTGTCGTGAACTCCTAGCTTTGCTTGATTGTCAAGTTATTTATGTGGAAGGATTTACACCTGCAAAATCCTTGTATTTAATGAGTCAATGTAAGCATTTTGTGATTGCAAACAGCACCTTTAGTTGGTGGGGTGCTTGGTTATCAGAGCATAAAGATAAGTTGATAGTTCGCCCCGAACCTTGGAATAATCAACAATCTGTTTTATCTGACTTTCTTCCACCTGGTTGGATTGGATTACCTAAACATCCCATCCTTAAGTCTTCCGCAATATCTAAATCACTGTTTTCGGGCGGCTAA
- a CDS encoding ABC transporter ATP-binding protein: MTHFLPKLLYITKGNHKSLVAMLFLFILVSSLEVFGTGMIAPFISIAISPDAIKSIYWLDLIYKQLHFNSEQQFLIILGSVVIIAFYLKAFLAFNAQKAVFKFSSSLKRELSCKLLKAYIEAPYGYHLRINSATLIQNITNTTDAVSIGIVSTFLTFISNTVVVLALMLLLIKTNAIALILIAVLLLISFGLLHPMKDRLARWSKEGFHAYGEMIRITNHGLGGLKETRIIGCESYFEDQMEEQSKIYAKSNTLASSYGNLPRFVLEPLMMSFLIGFTFLFITLNQDKTQNLTGVLGIFALASVRLLPAFGNLISGINVIRGNSYSLDQLFFDLKELEKEKLISNFDSARVSNKLLPKGQQTFRFADKVILDGLTFQYPNTDRNVLEDISLSIRKGESIGLIGKSGAGKTTLVDVILGLFIPQFGDIKVDGVSVYSDLRSWQNMLGYVPQSIFLIDDTLERNIAYGVADHLIDQNKLKKAIAMAQLGEVVEQLPDGVKTIIGERGVLLSGGQRQRVGIARVLYHEREILVFDEATAALDTETEHLITEATKALAGSKTIIIIAHRLSTIEHCDCIYQLEQGRILKSGSYQEVIVGR; this comes from the coding sequence ATGACTCATTTTCTCCCTAAGCTGTTATATATTACAAAAGGCAATCATAAATCGCTTGTAGCGATGCTTTTTCTATTCATCCTTGTTTCTAGCTTAGAAGTTTTTGGAACTGGCATGATTGCTCCATTCATTAGCATCGCTATCAGTCCAGATGCAATCAAAAGTATTTACTGGTTAGATTTAATTTACAAACAGTTGCATTTTAACTCTGAGCAGCAATTTTTGATCATTCTAGGATCTGTAGTTATTATTGCCTTTTATCTAAAAGCATTCTTGGCTTTTAATGCTCAAAAAGCAGTGTTCAAATTTAGCTCTAGTTTGAAAAGAGAACTGTCTTGTAAGCTTCTAAAAGCATATATCGAAGCTCCTTATGGCTACCACCTACGGATTAATTCAGCAACACTTATTCAGAATATCACTAACACAACAGATGCAGTTTCTATTGGTATAGTATCTACATTTTTGACATTTATCTCTAATACGGTAGTTGTCCTAGCATTAATGCTGCTTTTAATCAAAACTAATGCGATCGCCTTAATTCTTATTGCGGTGCTGCTACTTATTTCTTTTGGATTGTTGCATCCAATGAAAGACCGTTTAGCTCGTTGGAGTAAAGAGGGGTTTCATGCTTATGGGGAGATGATTCGGATTACAAATCATGGATTAGGGGGATTGAAAGAAACTCGTATTATTGGTTGCGAATCCTATTTTGAGGATCAGATGGAGGAGCAATCAAAAATTTATGCCAAAAGTAACACTTTAGCTTCATCCTATGGTAATCTTCCCCGCTTTGTACTTGAGCCGTTAATGATGAGTTTCTTAATAGGCTTTACATTTTTATTTATCACCTTAAATCAAGATAAAACGCAAAATCTGACTGGGGTTTTAGGAATTTTTGCGCTTGCTTCAGTTCGTCTGCTACCAGCATTTGGAAATTTAATCTCTGGCATTAATGTAATTAGAGGTAACAGTTATTCTCTTGATCAGCTATTTTTTGATTTGAAAGAATTGGAAAAAGAAAAGCTGATAAGTAACTTTGATTCTGCTAGAGTTTCTAACAAATTATTGCCAAAAGGGCAGCAAACATTTCGGTTTGCTGATAAAGTTATTTTAGATGGACTCACTTTTCAATATCCTAACACTGACAGAAATGTACTAGAAGATATTTCCCTATCTATTCGCAAGGGAGAGTCTATTGGACTAATTGGTAAGTCTGGTGCTGGTAAAACCACTTTGGTTGATGTTATTCTCGGTCTTTTTATCCCTCAATTTGGAGATATCAAAGTTGACGGAGTTTCAGTTTATAGCGATTTGCGCTCCTGGCAGAATATGCTTGGCTATGTTCCCCAATCTATATTTTTGATTGACGATACCCTTGAACGAAATATTGCTTATGGAGTTGCTGATCATTTAATTGACCAAAATAAATTAAAGAAAGCGATTGCAATGGCTCAACTTGGCGAGGTAGTCGAGCAACTTCCAGATGGAGTGAAAACTATTATTGGTGAACGGGGAGTTCTTTTATCAGGAGGACAACGCCAAAGGGTTGGAATTGCGAGGGTGCTTTATCACGAAAGAGAAATACTGGTTTTTGATGAAGCCACCGCCGCTTTAGATACTGAAACAGAACATCTGATTACTGAAGCAACAAAAGCTTTAGCTGGTAGTAAGACAATCATTATTATTGCTCACCGTCTTTCCACAATTGAGCATTGCGATTGTATTTATCAACTTGAACAGGGTCGAATTCTCAAATCAGGCAGTTACCAGGAAGTGATTGTAGGCAGATAA
- a CDS encoding glycosyltransferase family 2 protein — translation MDKKLIVSIIINNYNYDRFLPEAINSTINQTYPHTEIIVVDDGSTDNSRNIIDGYGDCIIPIFQENGKQAAALNSGFASSHGDIILFLDSDDCLLPNAVEQVVEVWKPGVGKVHYRLKVVDTEKQPLGYYIPTTEAKLSSGEVWRHLLETSSYTSTPMSGNAYSRTALTNVFPIPDEYKTTADDYLMISTPFYGEVVGIEEPLGLYRIHNSNQWALTSVSGSRFRRFVQHDLQNFSLLLQRAKEFGLEVPNDLEKRSLGRLWSRLASLRLEPQVHPVVSDNSLQLIYWGFRSLWKYSDFNWQKRCIYSIFFLWVGLMPVPLAKLGFTWLYAPHLRPKTIDWILIKIRTLVK, via the coding sequence ATGGATAAGAAGTTAATTGTTAGCATCATCATCAATAATTATAACTACGATCGCTTTCTCCCAGAAGCAATTAATAGCACCATTAACCAAACCTATCCTCATACTGAAATTATTGTTGTTGATGATGGATCAACTGACAATTCCCGTAATATTATTGATGGATATGGCGATTGCATCATTCCCATCTTTCAAGAAAACGGTAAACAAGCTGCGGCTCTAAATAGTGGCTTTGCATCCAGTCATGGTGATATTATCCTTTTTCTTGATTCTGATGACTGTCTCTTGCCTAATGCAGTTGAGCAGGTTGTAGAGGTATGGAAACCGGGAGTTGGCAAAGTTCACTACCGCTTGAAAGTCGTGGATACCGAAAAGCAACCATTAGGATATTACATTCCTACGACTGAAGCGAAGTTATCTTCTGGAGAGGTGTGGCGGCATTTGCTAGAAACCAGTAGCTATACAAGTACGCCCATGAGTGGTAATGCTTATAGTCGAACTGCTCTAACTAATGTTTTCCCAATTCCCGATGAGTATAAGACCACGGCAGATGACTATTTGATGATCTCAACACCATTTTATGGTGAGGTTGTGGGCATTGAAGAACCACTTGGGTTATATCGCATTCACAACAGTAACCAATGGGCGTTGACATCAGTTTCCGGCAGCCGATTTCGCCGATTTGTGCAACATGACTTGCAAAACTTTTCTCTGCTGCTACAACGCGCTAAGGAGTTCGGTCTAGAAGTTCCTAATGACTTGGAAAAGAGATCCCTGGGTCGTTTGTGGTCACGTTTAGCATCGCTGCGTCTAGAACCTCAAGTCCATCCTGTTGTTTCAGATAATTCACTTCAACTTATTTATTGGGGGTTTCGGTCTCTCTGGAAATATTCTGACTTTAACTGGCAGAAACGATGTATTTATAGCATCTTTTTTCTCTGGGTTGGATTGATGCCAGTTCCACTAGCAAAATTGGGTTTT
- a CDS encoding glycosyltransferase family 4 protein — MAYVTNFDARTLSNKWSGLGYYIAESLQKQSIPLDYIGPLEDKLTLQFVNKLKSRYYKCFGENYIKYIEPLILKNYARQISKNLNNIKADVVFSAGSDSIAYLECNQPIVFWADATFANLIDFYPVYSNLCKESLHNAHLIQSISLKKSQLAIYSSEWAAQTAINYYNADPEKVKVVPFGANIESDHNIDDITAAIESRPIDKCKLLFLGVDWFRKGGDVALEVAKKLNNSGLKTELTIVGCQPTEDEPLPNFVKVLGFIPKSTLEGKKKIYQLIADSHFLILPSIADCTPIVFAEANSLGVPCISRRVGGIPTIIKDDLNGKLFDRDSDPFEYCEYIFNIFTNYTQYKELALSAFNEYESRLNWRVAGQKVRDLLMTIA; from the coding sequence ATGGCTTACGTTACTAATTTTGATGCAAGAACTCTAAGCAATAAGTGGTCTGGGCTAGGCTATTATATTGCTGAGTCACTTCAAAAGCAATCTATACCTCTTGATTACATTGGACCATTAGAGGATAAATTAACTCTACAATTTGTGAATAAGTTGAAAAGTCGTTACTACAAATGTTTTGGAGAAAACTATATAAAATATATCGAGCCATTAATTTTAAAAAACTATGCAAGGCAAATTTCTAAAAATCTCAACAACATCAAAGCTGATGTTGTATTCAGTGCAGGAAGTGATTCAATTGCCTATCTAGAATGTAATCAACCGATTGTTTTCTGGGCAGATGCAACCTTTGCAAATTTAATAGATTTTTACCCTGTATATAGTAATCTCTGTAAAGAATCTCTCCATAATGCCCATTTAATTCAGAGTATTAGTCTCAAGAAATCTCAGTTAGCAATTTACTCCTCTGAATGGGCAGCCCAAACGGCTATTAACTATTACAATGCCGATCCTGAAAAGGTGAAAGTTGTACCTTTTGGAGCTAATATTGAAAGTGATCACAATATTGACGACATTACAGCTGCAATTGAATCTAGACCAATTGATAAATGCAAACTCTTATTTTTAGGAGTTGACTGGTTTCGTAAGGGCGGTGATGTTGCCCTAGAGGTGGCTAAAAAACTGAATAATTCAGGGTTAAAAACTGAATTAACAATAGTTGGCTGTCAACCGACTGAAGACGAACCCCTACCTAATTTCGTTAAAGTTCTGGGTTTTATTCCAAAATCTACTCTTGAGGGTAAAAAGAAAATATATCAACTTATTGCCGATTCTCATTTCTTAATTCTACCTTCAATAGCGGACTGTACCCCTATTGTTTTCGCTGAGGCAAATTCTCTAGGAGTGCCTTGTATCTCTAGAAGAGTTGGTGGAATTCCGACAATAATCAAAGATGATTTGAATGGCAAGCTATTTGATCGGGATAGCGATCCTTTTGAATACTGTGAATACATTTTTAATATCTTTACCAACTATACTCAATACAAAGAATTAGCTCTCTCTGCTTTTAATGAATACGAATCGCGCCTGAACTGGAGAGTAGCTGGTCAGAAAGTTAGAGATTTGCTCATGACAATAGCATAA